From one Gracilinanus agilis isolate LMUSP501 chromosome 5, AgileGrace, whole genome shotgun sequence genomic stretch:
- the LRRC23 gene encoding leucine-rich repeat-containing protein 23: MSDDEDVDEYDVDQDETDEDKDNKETAEGEEKEGGEELEEMLLPNPITEEVMKESLSLLCKTGNGLSHAYVKLEAKEKDLSDISLLTSYIHLRYVDLSDNRLVDLSPLNGLTHLLWLKVDNNRLLSARLTELPYLQIASFAYNQIMDTEGILHPRLVSLDLKGNNIKKVTGLDPQKLGNLHTLELRGNQLESTQGIKLPKLKNLFLAQNQLKQIEGLENLDHLTTLHLRDNQISVLTGFSSEMKALQYLNLRPYRVRSLPAACPPGICSGPRPAPGSRSLRAATRSAAGR, encoded by the exons ATGTCTGATGATGAGGACGTGGATGAATATGATGTGGACCAGGATGAAACCGACGAGGACAAAGATAACAAAGAGACggcagaaggggaggagaaggagggaggagaagaactTGAGGAG ATGTTGCTCCCCAATCCCATCACAGAGGAGGTAATGAAAGAAAGTCTCTCTTTGCTCTGCAAGACAGGCAATGGACTCTCCCATGCTTATGTGAAGTTGGAGGCCAAGGAAAA GGACCTGAGTGACATTTCTCTGTTGACCTCCTACATCCACCTGCGTTATGTGGATTTGTCTGACAACCGGCTGGTGGACCTGTCGCCCCTCAATGGCCTGACTCACCTACTCTGGCTCAAGGTCGACAACAACCGGCTACTGAGTGCCCGATTGACAGAGTTGCCCTATTTGCAGATTGCCAGCTTTGCCTATAACCAAATCATGGACACTGAGGGCATCCTGCATCCCAGATTAGTCAGCCTGGATCTCAAAG GGAACAACATCAAGAAAGTGACAGGCCTAGACCCCCAAAAACTGGGGAACTTGCATACGCTTGAGCTCCGAGGAAACCAGCTGGAGAGTACACAAGGAATCAAACTCCCTAAGCTAAAGAATCTCTTCTTG GCCCAGAACCAGCTGAAGCAAATAGAAGGACTTGAAAACCTGGATCATCTCACTACATTGCATCTTCGGGACAACCAAATCAGTGTCCTGACTGGCTTCTCTAGTGAAATGAAGGCCCTGCAGTACCTCAATCTTCG GCCCTATCGGGTCCGCTCTCTGCCGGCAGCCTGCCCGCCCGGGATCTGCAGCGGCCCACGCCCCGCTCCCGGCTCCCGCTCCCTCCGCGCTGCCACCCGTTCTGCCGCAGGAAGGTGA
- the ENO2 gene encoding gamma-enolase, whose amino-acid sequence MSIERIHAREILDSRGNPTVEVDLYIAKGLFRAAVPSGASTGIYEALELRDGDKLRYLGKGVQKAVDHINNTIAPALITSGLSVVEQEKLDNLMLELDGTENKSKFGANAILGVSLAICKAGAAERELPLYRHIAQLAGNSDLILPVPAFNVINGGSHAGNKLAMQEFMILPVGAESFRDAMRLGAEVYHTLKGVIKDKYGKDATNVGDEGGFAPNILENSEALELVKEAIDKAGYTEKIVIGMDVAASEFYRDGKYDLDFKSPPDPTRYISGDQLGALYQGFVRDYPVVSIEDPFDQDDWAAWSKFTANVGIQIVGDDLTVTNPKRIERAVEEKACNCLLLKVNQIGSVTEAIQACKLAQENGWGVMVSHRSGETEDTFIADLVVGLCTGQIKTGAPCRSERLAKYNQLMRIEEELGDEARFAGHNFRNPSVL is encoded by the exons ATGTCAATTGAACGCATCCATGCCCGGGAGATCCTGGATTCCCGCGGTAACCCTACGGTGGAAGTGGATCTCTACATAGCCAAAG gTCTTTTCCGGGCAGCAGTGCCCAGTGGGGCATCTACTGGCATCTATGAGGCACTGGAGCTGAGGGATGGGGACAAACTTCGTTACTTGGGCAAAG gTGTACAGAAAGCTGTGGATCACATCAATAATACCATCGCTCCTGCCCTGATCACTTCT GGCCTTTCTGTGGTAGAGCAGGAGAAGCTGGACAACCTGATGTTAGAGCTGGATGGGACTGAGAACAAAT CCAAGTTTGGGGCCAATGCCATCCTAGGTGTGTCTCTGGCCATATGCAAAGCTGGGGCAGCAGAACGAGAATTGCCTCTCTATCGCCACATTGCCCAACTGGCTGGGAATTCGGATCTCATCCTACCCGTACCT GCTTTCAATGTGATCAATGGTGGCTCTCATGCAGGAAATAAGCTAGCCATGCAGGAGTTCATGATTCTTCCCGTGGGAGCGGAAAGCTTCCGGGATGCCATGAGGCTTGGGGCAGAGGTCTACCATACCCTCAAGGGTGTCATCAAGGACAAGTATGGCAAGGATGCTACCAATGTTGGGGATGAAGGTGGCTTTGCTCCCAATATCCTGGAGAATAGTGAAG CCCTAGAGCTGGTGAAGGAAGCCATTGACAAGGCTGGCTACACAGAAAAGATCGTCATTGGTATGGATGTTGCTGCCTCTGAGTTTTACCGTGATGGCAAATACGACCTCGACTTCAAGTCCCCTCCTGATCCTACTCGATACATTTCTGGGGACCAGTTGGGGGCCCTCTACCAAGGCTTCGTCAGAGACTACCCAG TGGTCTCCATCGAGGATCCATTTGATCAGGATGACTGGGCCGCTTGGTCCAAGTTTACAGCTAATGTGGGCATCCAGATCGTGGGTGACGACCTGACGGTGACTAACCCAAAGCGAATCGAACGAGCTGTGGAAGAGAAAGCCTGCAATTGCTTGTTGCTCAAGGTCAATCAGATCGGATCGGTCACGGAAGCCATCCAAGC GTGTAAGCTGGCCCAGGAGAATGGCTGGGGGGTCATGGTGAGTCATCGATCTGGCGAGACAGAAGACACCTTCATCGCTGACCTGGTCGTGGGATTATGCACAGGCCAG atcaAGACAGGGGCTCCATGCCGTTCTGAACGGCTGGCCAAGTACAACCAGCTCATGAG GATCGAGGAAGAGCTGGGAGATGAAGCTCGATTTGCTGGGCACAATTTCCGCAACCCCAGCGTGCTGTGA